In Phaseolus vulgaris cultivar G19833 chromosome 3, P. vulgaris v2.0, whole genome shotgun sequence, the sequence CTTTACCTGTTGAATAAGAAATATATCTCTTggtaatataatttattatatgacTACATATTAAATAAACCAAATTTATCCATAGTTATTCATGTATTTACAggaatttcaaatatattcaatcCATTCTTAGATTATGCTCGGTGATGCATTGAACATGCCTTTTTATTCTGAATAGGATAAATGGTAATCAATTCATTTAGATGCTGCTGCTTTGCAGTGGCACTTATAGCAGAATCGTGCAAATAAGTTAagtattttgaaataatattactatgtttaataatattttgattggGCTCTCATGCAGGTGCAGTGACTTTCACAAGTTTAGGAACAATGAATCCTCAAGGTGAAGTCATTCCCCTATCCAACATTTTCTTTGTGAACACTCTTTAATAATTTGATGTCCTTTTTGTTGAAGGTGATGGCTCAGTTGGAGAAGCTAACGAAAACAACCAAAATGAGGAAGGGCTCCTTGAAGGGTTTCCTGAGACAGAAGAGAATCTCCTTCAACAAGGTTCCAACAACGATCTTCTCAGCGCTGCTGCTCCTCTTCAGGAAACTCCTAATGTCCAGCCCGTACTGAATCTCCCGCAACAAGGTGAGAACAACAATATTGGTGTCGGCACTGATGTTCCTCTTCAGCAAGCCCTGAATGCTCCACCACCAGAATCTAACATGTCCTCTTCAAGCTTCCATGTTGGAAGCAGCTCGAACACCTTGAACATTCCAAGAAAAAGAAGCCTCTGCAGTTCTGGACAATTTTTTGTGGGTGAAAGTTCAAACGGGGGTCCACAAGAGACAGAAGAGGCTAAAAGAGTTGCTACTGAGTCTGAGGTTGGAGATAACAACAATGTGAGCCCACAAAATACTGAAACACCTATTCCACCACCGAATACGGGTGCTAACAGAAACGAGAATACTAATATTGGGAGAAGAGCTTCTGATGCTCCGCTATCAAGCCAAGCAAGTCTGTATTTCAACGGAGCTTCAACACATCCCGTTCAGCAACCTCTCCATCGCTTGTATTCTGGTGGCCCTATATCTATTCAGGGTGGTTCACTCATGCCCAGTGGTAGCTCCACTGTTCACAACATAACCGTGAGGACTACTCCTCCCAACCGCTGTCCACACACAAGACTGGATATTATGATTCCATTTTTTGAACATGGTAGCTCTTCAACTTCGGCTCAGCCACGGGGCCCACGAGGAATGAACCAGTCTGCTGCACCAAGCAGTTCTGTCACTCAGAACCATCATAGTCCTCAGCAAACACCAGCATCTGCAATTCCACCCGATATTTTTTCTTCTGAAATGAGAAGAAGGCTTCCACCTGAGGTACGCTCCATGCTTTTACCTTCTAAGGTAGCCCTACTTTTTAGGCTCACTTTACACCCTCAAGTGCATTTGTTAGGGTAACGATATAGTTAATAAAacaacttttatatataatatagaaaaaaagGAAGGTCAGGTCTTTCCCTACAGGTTTATATCTTAAATAGTTCACATGATACAATGAAGATTGATGTTCAGGggaaaataactaaatatattcACATCTATAATTGACTTTTAACTCCTCTTAATTTCTTTATCACTTTCTATTACTTACCTTATCTACACCTCTTTATTGTATCCCATAAGGTGTTAAAGAGTAAGCGTCAAATGCATGTTTGTTCTGTTTATTATTGTTaactattttcattttgttttcataCAGGTTCACTCTATCTTGGAATCTCTACGCAATGGTGGCGGTCTAATCTTTGAGGTAGAGTTTCACACAAATATTTGCATGCTGTTACAATTTTATAGTGTTTTACCTTGTGTTTAGACATCTTATAATGATTTAACATATGTTTTATAGCAAATCGTTCTATAGcaaatcattttgaattatgattgttataaaacatttttttatcaacaattaatataataaataaataaaggaatACTTTTAGGGGTATCCCGTATATAGATAACAATAAACTCCACCTCTATAGAATTAACTTTTTAAACATTCCTACTATAACAAAATTTTAGACTACAGCATTTACATCAGCTGCAAAACCAGATGAATGCTGCAGAATTGGCTGTAGAAATGGCACCAGGAAAAACAGAACATAATAAATCTACAGTTCAAAATATTCTGCATAGGCTCTGGCCAGATTAGCCCTGCACCTGCATCAACCTTGACCCCCTTTCCTTGGCTTACATAACCGTGACAGTGAACTTATATAACTCCCTTAGAAGCTTCCAATTTCTGCACTAAACCTGAATTCTTCCTTTTGACCAACAAAGCATGTCTGCTCCAAGTGCCTAACTTTAATTCCATTCATGTTACTTAAAACAACAGAACCAAAACAATCATAGCTTAGCTTGAGAGTGCCTCATTTGATGATGGTGTGGTGATAGTTCTGCGTTTCAGGACCTTCTTGAGGTTGCTATAAAACATATGTTATTGTCGGAtgatatttaatgttttaattatgaaagtgataattttttttggtttagTCTTTTCTGTGTGAATCACACttaaaagattttatttttatcttatatatttGTTGCTATAAGGATTAAATGTTGCGAAAAATTTGTAGGTTTATAGTAATTTTGAATGAACTTTTTGTTGTCTAATTTAtgtatacttattttttaaaatgaattaagGTTTTCCAAAGTacctctttatttatttatatcatttttttactgataaaaaaattataaaaataaataaataaattttgtacaattgtttttcatttttacatcATAATTTctatctttcttcttttctcaTGACATTTATCTGATCCGTCACATTCTGTTTCTACTGATTTGCACTTATTTTCCTAGTGAAGAGTAGATTTCCATTGTAGTTTAGAATAAAATACTTGGCATGATTATTGctctaaaaataattatttgaagcAGATAGAGAACGCTGAACCGTCTACGGGACTAAGTCTCGATACGATCATGCAGCACATGGAACGTGAGACTTTCCTGGAAGCTGTTGGAGATGGTCCAGTAGAGTATGAACAAAGATGCATCATCTGTTTGGTGAGTCCTGCTACATTTCGATTCATAGTTGGTTTGAGAGGTTAACTCAACACATGAAACTCTTTAATTATAattgtgaaaataaatatttctgtATCTCATTTCTACTATACCATTATTGGATCTAAATAGTATTTGTATCTGCTTAGGTAATTGTTTCCTTAACTCTCTTTTTGTGGAAATTGTGGGCATGTTCACGTCTTAGTCTTCTTTTAACCTTTCTTTTACAAAATTTGTTTCCATCTATAGGAAGAATTTGACAACGAATCGGATCTCGGGAAGCTGGAGCAATGTGACCACAAGTTTCACTTTGATTGCATCAAACAGTGGCTCATGCAGAAGAACCTTTGCCCCGTGTGCAGAAGAGTTGCGTTGGAAATTCAGCCTAATATCCCAAATGAATATGGTTATTTCTTTGCGTAATGGTGTGTTTGGAAGGATAGAATGTAGAAATAAAGTGGATTCTATACCAAAAAAATTCACTGTGCTCGATGGTCGAAGATGCACAAACCTTTTCGTTTGTTTACATATGGAACACTTCATTATGAATGTTCAAACTTTCACTGTTTGATAAATTTGATATGAATAACGTGGACTTAGTAGTTATTTCTTATCTCATCTTTTTCACTAAGCTAGTTTCACtcatatttatgttttaaagcTCCCTCTCCCCGCAATAAAAAAGTTCCTTCATACTATGTTACTAGCTCAAATATTCTGCAAAATTCTTTTTGAAGTTAGTTTTATCGACAAACTTATTTTTCTCCTCATCTACTCTTTTCTAaagaaacaacaaattaaacaattttttttatttattttcattatgcTTACTGTCTATAAGGTTGGATGGAAATATTGATTTGGATTTAAGTAATCTGCTGCTGATTGTGTTTTGTTTGATGATGGAAGGTTTTGCAATTTTTCTTTCTGCAATTACAAGAACTTTTATTACGATTTTTTGATTTTGTTGTGATATTTTtgcacaataattttttataaggaTGAAGGTATTTctgaaataattatatttttttttctgataaaaaattaaatatttttttttctatttttttcatatatatatatatatatatttctgataaaaaaaaaatattttataatattctaACTTTTATCTAGCTCTATCACCCCCACACATCCATAATTTATCTTAtctaatattttaacttttatctAGCTATATCACCCCCACACATCCATAATTTATCTTATCTAGTATTTTAACTTTTATCTAGCTCTATCACCCCCACACATCCATAATTTATCTTATCTGCCTCAAACAAAtctcattttaattatatatataaatattaattaaagtcTAAGGCAAAATATAAAGATTATAAAACTGTTGTTTATAGTAATTCATGATTTATCGAAAATACTTTTCAAATGTGAAAATATAAAAGTACAACCatttaaataaactttattatattattttaaattttagttatacATTTAGTGGCCCTATTTTaaatcatatattaatatttaaagatattaaataaaaaatttattttattaatatagtaGAAGCTGaattatataaacaaattaaaattattattaaaaatacaatttaaaatatatattaaaatttagaatatatatataattatcatgAACCGCATTAACAAACATAGAATTTTTCTATCCTCTTatatttcaatataatttttcttcaacaCTATCTTCATCAACCATGCCTATCTTTTGTGTATAATCACAAATAGACAATGGAATAGTTTATCTTTGGTTCACTTTCACAGGGGATTTTTTGTGTTTGTACATTTTGGAGGCACACTGTTTTTTATATGGATTTGGATATCCTTAAGtatccaattttatttaatttatttcttattgacaaataaaactttaaaaaccTCTTAAACCCCTTATGACAAAATTAGCTTCCAACTTAAATCAAACTTCAATACAGGTCACTCAAGAGCCTTTAAGAAAAAGCACAAGAAAATGAGTTATACTGTTCTATCATATCCTATCCTAATTTACAAAAGTTTCATtcaatctatttttattttttttatcaacaataaataaataaattagaagaaATACTTAAAGAGATATCACATAATTTTGGACAGGAGTGTTCGGGATCTCGATCCAAGCACTTTGGTATGGTCAACTCGGTTTTTAGGTCAATATGGGTCCAAAGTGTTGGCCATGAGCTTAGTCCAAGAGTTGGTAAGACCGCTcgaaaagataattaaaatagaagACATTGTTTGTTTATAACACATAcgttaattaaataccaataaaaGTTGTTGAGAATAAGGTAGTTAGCACCGAGAATAAAGGTGCATGTGAACATAATGTTTTATTGTTGTTAAACACCTGAGAATAAATGTGCACGTAGACAATATGTTTTTgtgttataattatatgttttttttgttgagattatattctcccTATTGAAATCTCGCTCTGTTGAGATTGGAGAAAACTATTTAAGGGATATCTATAAAATGGGCTTGAAACCCCTAGTAGAGTACATTGTTTCTGAATACTTAAGATTAAAACTAATTTGATATTTGAATGCTTTTACTGACTTGATTATCGGAGTATGATCAACAGGTAAAACCCTCTTTGTCCCGGGAAAGCGACACCTTGAAGCAACAATTGAAAACAAAGTAGAAGAGGAGTTTGTACATTTAGTCCATCCGAGATCAACCGATGACAACACTTATCTTTCGTATCCTATCCTAATTTACAAAAGTCTAACTTaatctatttttatttctttatcaacaataaataaataaattaaaaaaaacacttaaatataTATCCAATATCTTATATAAAAGCTCAAAAAATGTATATGTAACAATGCCGATAAAATGTAACAACGTtctcaaaatacaaaagatttGTTGGTAATGTTTACAAAACAAAATGATGACActgttaattaaattagaaaagacactattaattaaattagaaaagaTACTCTTGTAAATTAATCTACCATTTCAGTCATTGacaaatgtaatattttttctaCAAATATTTGTGTTAGATGTGTGTTGGAAAGGtcaagtttttctttttttaatggattaaaatcttaatttttttaataatagttaaaatatctttaaaatacttttattttattttattttatttattctttatcaataatttttttaattttaattattaaaaataatttgaccGAAGAATTGactaagaaagaagaaaaatgttggTAAATGActattagaaataaataaaaaagaaacagCTTTTAATCCATAGACCTAAACCTCTcgtttgaaatttaaaatacagaaaaataaacgacTTCATTCAACGGATAACAAGGAAAAACTTTCGCAAAAAACCTTCCTGTAaagtaatatataatttaaaaaaaacacacattttaaatgaatataaaaaggcagaaacaaagaaattattaaattcCTGTAGGAAGTTacattaaacatattaaaaataa encodes:
- the LOC137805677 gene encoding E3 ubiquitin-protein ligase MBR2-like, whose translation is MDVLFKRKDMSGYSWFGSRDVQGNEGEDIPVNSDGSVGEANENNQNEEGLLEGFPETEENLLQQGSNNDLLSAAAPLQETPNVQPVLNLPQQGENNNIGVGTDVPLQQALNAPPPESNMSSSSFHVGSSSNTLNIPRKRSLCSSGQFFVGESSNGGPQETEEAKRVATESEVGDNNNVSPQNTETPIPPPNTGANRNENTNIGRRASDAPLSSQASLYFNGASTHPVQQPLHRLYSGGPISIQGGSLMPSGSSTVHNITVRTTPPNRCPHTRLDIMIPFFEHGSSSTSAQPRGPRGMNQSAAPSSSVTQNHHSPQQTPASAIPPDIFSSEMRRRLPPEVHSILESLRNGGGLIFEIENAEPSTGLSLDTIMQHMERETFLEAVGDGPVEYEQRCIICLEEFDNESDLGKLEQCDHKFHFDCIKQWLMQKNLCPVCRRVALEIQPNIPNEYGYFFA